ATTCCCTCAAAAATCAGCGCAGACTCCTATACGTCATGTAATATAGACATACCGAATCATCAGGAGGACACATGTACGTCAAAGAAGTACGGATCGAGAATGTGCGTGGGTTTCGATCCGGGGACCTCGCAGTCAACCTCGACCTAACACGCCCCGGCAAGGACAAAAAACTCGCTGGCTGGACTGTGATTGCTGGTCGTAATGGTGCAGGAAAATCTTCATTTTTGAAATCTATCGCACTGTCGATTGCTGGTCCTTCAGCGGCCAGAGCGCTTCAGGAAAGTTTCGCTGGCTGGATACACTCAGGAGCTCCAATTGGCTCAGTCGCCACACAAGTAGTGCCCGCTGAATTCGATCAGTTCGAAAAAACCGGTCGTCGTCCGTCTACCTTTTGGACTGGTCTTGAATGGGAAAAACACGCCGAAGGTCCGGAGCCAGCCCTTCGCTCCATAGATGAGCTCAACACAAAGGGCAGACAGGCGCCTCGACGCGGGCCCTGGTCTGACAATCCTATCGGATGGTTTGTCGCTGGCTATGGACCATTCCGCCGTCTTACAGGCCATGCCTCTGACGCACAGCGGTTAATGGTGGGACCCAAGCGTATAGCGAGACTCGTCAGCCTGTTTCGGGAGGATGCATCCCTAGTTGAATGCATACAATGGTTAAAAGACATCTACCTTCGCAAACTCGAAGACAAATCCAACAACGAATGGAAATGGCTCCTAGATGGCATACTGCACTTGCTCAACGATGGATTGCTGCCCGAGGGAGACAAAGTTGTAAAGATCGATTCTGAAGGCCTTTGGATCTCTCGCGGAGAAATTTCACTTCCACTTAGAGAACTTAGTGACGGCTATCGCACCATTGCCGCCCTAGTCGTAGACTTGGCACGTCAAATCTACGACTGCTACGGAGAATTCAACCTCATCACCCCTGACAATGACACAGGACCCTGGGTGGTTCCATATTCCGGCGTTGTATTGATTGATGAGATCGACGTCCATCTTCACATTTCGTGGCAACAAAAAATCGGATTTTGGCTCAAAGAGCACTTCCCAGCGATTCAGTTCCTTGTCACAACGCATAGCCCATACATCTGCCAGGCAGCAGATCCTGCAGGACTCATCCGCCTACCGGCGCCCGGTGAAAACGAGCCCGCCAAGCACGTTGCAGAAGATCTATTCACCACGATCGTCAACGGAAGCACCGACGACGCGGCAATGACCGAACTATTCGGGCTTGAGAGAACCTATTCCAGCAAATCCGAAGAGCTTCGCAAGCATGTTGCGCAACTGGAAGCCCGACTCATAAAGGGCAATGCTTCTCCTAAGGAGCGTCAAGAACTCAGGCAACTTGTAGAGCAACTTCCCAAGAGGGGTAGTTCCGTCGTCCAACAACTCTTGCTTGGCCTTACGTCAAAACCATGAGAAAATTGACTCGCGCCAATCTAAGTCCAGAGGCAAAATCACTCCTGGCAAAACGCACTGCTCGCGTGGCAGCAGCAAAGGACCCCAAAGCAGAAGCCAAGAAGTTATGGGCACAGCAACGAGTCAAAGCATTCAGAGAAATCCGGATGCTCCTGGCCAAAATGGCCTCTGGACGAGAACGCTGCATGTACTGCGAAGACAGCCGCGGCACAGACATTGATCACTTCTGGCCCAAGGCAGACTTTCCAGATCGCGCATTCGAATGGACCAACTACCTCTGGGCTTGTAGCCATTGCAATAGCAACCAAAAGCGCGACCAATTCCCAAGAGACAGTTCCGGAAATCCAGAACTAATCAATCCTACAGTCGAAGATCCTTCTCATCATTTGGTACTCTCCCCAAGTACTGGAAAATACCAGTATTTAACCACCAAAGGGCAGAAAAGCTGTACTGTTTTCGGCTTGAACCGAGGATTTCTAGAGGAGGGCAGACAAGACGCTTGGGTAGCACTTCAGACTCTTTTACCCAAATACGCCGAACTTTCTGCTCAGTCACAAGACAAGAGAGCAGCTGAAATCCGCCGCGTGGTCACAAGGCATCCATTTTCAGCCGTTTTGGCTACACTGCTGCACTTAGCAAGTGGTCCAGGCTCTACCCTACTAAGCCCTGAGTGCTTAAAGGCTGTTTTGAGCCACCCCGAAATCCAAACATGGATCCAGTGAAGTCCCACGCTCACAAAATGTCCGATAAACTCGGACTACGCGCTCCCGGGGAAGGAATCAAAGAACTCGCACGCTACTTGGACCTCATCATCGAGAGTGACGTGCGCTCACGGCTTGACTGAT
Above is a window of Cystobacter fuscus DNA encoding:
- a CDS encoding AAA family ATPase; amino-acid sequence: MYVKEVRIENVRGFRSGDLAVNLDLTRPGKDKKLAGWTVIAGRNGAGKSSFLKSIALSIAGPSAARALQESFAGWIHSGAPIGSVATQVVPAEFDQFEKTGRRPSTFWTGLEWEKHAEGPEPALRSIDELNTKGRQAPRRGPWSDNPIGWFVAGYGPFRRLTGHASDAQRLMVGPKRIARLVSLFREDASLVECIQWLKDIYLRKLEDKSNNEWKWLLDGILHLLNDGLLPEGDKVVKIDSEGLWISRGEISLPLRELSDGYRTIAALVVDLARQIYDCYGEFNLITPDNDTGPWVVPYSGVVLIDEIDVHLHISWQQKIGFWLKEHFPAIQFLVTTHSPYICQAADPAGLIRLPAPGENEPAKHVAEDLFTTIVNGSTDDAAMTELFGLERTYSSKSEELRKHVAQLEARLIKGNASPKERQELRQLVEQLPKRGSSVVQQLLLGLTSKP
- a CDS encoding HNH endonuclease; its protein translation is MRKLTRANLSPEAKSLLAKRTARVAAAKDPKAEAKKLWAQQRVKAFREIRMLLAKMASGRERCMYCEDSRGTDIDHFWPKADFPDRAFEWTNYLWACSHCNSNQKRDQFPRDSSGNPELINPTVEDPSHHLVLSPSTGKYQYLTTKGQKSCTVFGLNRGFLEEGRQDAWVALQTLLPKYAELSAQSQDKRAAEIRRVVTRHPFSAVLATLLHLASGPGSTLLSPECLKAVLSHPEIQTWIQ